The Malus domestica chromosome 13, GDT2T_hap1 genome includes a window with the following:
- the LOC103423810 gene encoding uncharacterized protein isoform X3, with amino-acid sequence MRLIVTTFVGLAFGFLIGVSFPTLSLTKLNLSSSLLPTVDLSYTEDKKSDISSQSLPSSWPSETSKNSSSQDQSLNGKSRIWVPSNPRGAEMLPPGIVAAESDFYLRRLWGKPSEDLTIKPRYLVTFTVGLNQKKNIDAAVKKFSENFTILLFHYDGQTTEWDDLEWSKRAIHISARKQTKWWYAKRFLHPDIVAPYDYIFIWDEDLGVEHFNAEVYLRLVKKHGLEISQPGLEPNKGLTWQMTKRRGDREVHKQTEEKPGWCTDPLLPPCAAFIEIMAPVFSRSAWRCVWHMIQNDLVHGWGLDFALRKCVEPAHEKIGVVDSQWIVHQTVPSLGSQGESQNGKAPWQGVRERCRKEWTMFQMRVANAENAYFKAIGVDPSNSTAH; translated from the exons ATGAGGCTTATTGTGACAACTTTTGTAGGTTTAGCTTTTGGATTCTTGATAGGTGTATCCTTTCCAACATTGTCACTAACAAAG CTGAATCTCTCATCCAGCCTTCTTCCAACTGTTGATCTTTCGTACACTGAGGACAAGAAATCAGACATCTCCAGCCAATCACTTCCAAGTTCTTGGCCTTCTGAAACGAGTAAAAATAGCTCAAGTCAAGATCAGAGTTTGAATGGCAAATCGAGG ATTTGGGTAccatcaaatcctagaggtgcaGAAATGCTACCACCAGGAATTGTTGCAGCTGAGTCAGACTTCTACTTGCGCAGATTATGGGGCAAGCCTAGTGAG GACTTGACCATCAAACCAAGGTACCTTGTGACATTCACTGTGGGTTTGAATCAGAAAAAGAATATTGATGCAGCAGTGAAAAAG TTTTCAGAGAACTTTACAATTCTCCTTTTTCATTACGATGGCCAAACAACTGAGTGGGATGACTTAGAGTGGTCTAAGCGTGCTATACATATTAGTGCTCGTAAGCAGACTAAATG GTGGTATGCCAAGCGGTTTTTGCATCCTGACATTGTGGCGCCATACGACTACATATTTATCTGGGATGAAGACCTGGGAGTAGAGCATTTTAATGCAGAAGT ATACCTAAGACTAGTGAAGAAGCATGGTTTGGAGATTTCACAGCCTGGTTTGGAACCCAACAaaggtttaacatggcagatgACAAAGAGGAGGGGCGATCGTGAAGTTCACAA ACAAACAGAGGAAAAACCGGGCTGGTGCACTGACCCACTTCTGCCTCCATGTGCAGC CTTTATTGAAATCATGGCTCCAGTATTTTCTCGAAGTGCCTGGCGCTGTGTGTGGCATATGATTCAG AATGACTTGGTCCACGGCTGGGGTCTTGATTTTGCCCTGAGAAAATGTGTAGAG CCTGCGCATGAGAAGATCGGCGTTGTAGATTCTCAGTGGATCGTTCATCAAACGGTTCCTTCATTGGGGAGCCAG GGTGAATCGCAAAATGGAAAGGCGCCATGGCAAGGG GTAAGGGAAAGGTGTAGAAAGGAATGGACGATGTTTCAGATGCGGGTAGCAAATGCAGAAAATGCGTATTTTAAGGCTATCGGTGTAGATCCTTCAAATTCGACAGCCCATTAG
- the LOC103423810 gene encoding uncharacterized protein isoform X2: MSAGGKKPNENMRLIVTTFVGLAFGFLIGVSFPTLSLTKLNLSSSLLPTVDLSYTEDKKSDISSQSLPSSWPSETSKNSSSQDQSLNGKSRIWVPSNPRGAEMLPPGIVAAESDFYLRRLWGKPSEDLTIKPRYLVTFTVGLNQKKNIDAAVKKFSENFTILLFHYDGQTTEWDDLEWSKRAIHISARKQTKWWYAKRFLHPDIVAPYDYIFIWDEDLGVEHFNAEVYLRLVKKHGLEISQPGLEPNKGLTWQMTKRRGDREVHKQTEEKPGWCTDPLLPPCAAFIEIMAPVFSRSAWRCVWHMIQNDLVHGWGLDFALRKCVEPAHEKIGVVDSQWIVHQTVPSLGSQGESQNGKAPWQGVRERCRKEWTMFQMRVANAENAYFKAIGVDPSNSTAH, encoded by the exons ATGAG TGCAGGTGGTAAAAAACCAAATGAGAACATGAGGCTTATTGTGACAACTTTTGTAGGTTTAGCTTTTGGATTCTTGATAGGTGTATCCTTTCCAACATTGTCACTAACAAAG CTGAATCTCTCATCCAGCCTTCTTCCAACTGTTGATCTTTCGTACACTGAGGACAAGAAATCAGACATCTCCAGCCAATCACTTCCAAGTTCTTGGCCTTCTGAAACGAGTAAAAATAGCTCAAGTCAAGATCAGAGTTTGAATGGCAAATCGAGG ATTTGGGTAccatcaaatcctagaggtgcaGAAATGCTACCACCAGGAATTGTTGCAGCTGAGTCAGACTTCTACTTGCGCAGATTATGGGGCAAGCCTAGTGAG GACTTGACCATCAAACCAAGGTACCTTGTGACATTCACTGTGGGTTTGAATCAGAAAAAGAATATTGATGCAGCAGTGAAAAAG TTTTCAGAGAACTTTACAATTCTCCTTTTTCATTACGATGGCCAAACAACTGAGTGGGATGACTTAGAGTGGTCTAAGCGTGCTATACATATTAGTGCTCGTAAGCAGACTAAATG GTGGTATGCCAAGCGGTTTTTGCATCCTGACATTGTGGCGCCATACGACTACATATTTATCTGGGATGAAGACCTGGGAGTAGAGCATTTTAATGCAGAAGT ATACCTAAGACTAGTGAAGAAGCATGGTTTGGAGATTTCACAGCCTGGTTTGGAACCCAACAaaggtttaacatggcagatgACAAAGAGGAGGGGCGATCGTGAAGTTCACAA ACAAACAGAGGAAAAACCGGGCTGGTGCACTGACCCACTTCTGCCTCCATGTGCAGC CTTTATTGAAATCATGGCTCCAGTATTTTCTCGAAGTGCCTGGCGCTGTGTGTGGCATATGATTCAG AATGACTTGGTCCACGGCTGGGGTCTTGATTTTGCCCTGAGAAAATGTGTAGAG CCTGCGCATGAGAAGATCGGCGTTGTAGATTCTCAGTGGATCGTTCATCAAACGGTTCCTTCATTGGGGAGCCAG GGTGAATCGCAAAATGGAAAGGCGCCATGGCAAGGG GTAAGGGAAAGGTGTAGAAAGGAATGGACGATGTTTCAGATGCGGGTAGCAAATGCAGAAAATGCGTATTTTAAGGCTATCGGTGTAGATCCTTCAAATTCGACAGCCCATTAG
- the LOC139190765 gene encoding putative general negative regulator of transcription C16C9.04c, with protein sequence MSRPQEEKPCCPLCAEEMDLTDKQLHPCECGYEICLWCWHQIVDMAEKDEREGRCPACRAPYDKENIVGSTGPRFERLAAELKKMKIELNKMKIDTEARRRKQQLSGVRVVQRNLVHIVGLPLDLADEHLLRRRKYFGQYGKVVKVFIRRFTDNTSSNVYITYSKEVEAIRCIQRVDGRTFLWSDGRALRACFGNEKVLSRMPRKCALQQSSLYVSARGGQVSDSQDSNSLGFNSSLKM encoded by the coding sequence ATGAGTCGTCCGCAGGAAGAAAAGCCTTGTTGTCCGCTCTGCGCGGAGGAGATGGATTTGACAGATAAGCAATTGCACCCGTGCGAGTGCGGTTACGAGATATGCCTTTGGTGTTGGCACCAAATAGTGGACATGGCCGAGAAGGACGAGAGGGAAGGGCGATGCCCTGCGTGCCGTGCACCTTACGACAAGGAGAATATCGTAGGGTCGACGGGCCCAAGGTTTGAGAGACTGGCGGCTGAACTGAAAAAGATGAAGATTGAACTGAATAAGATGAAGATTGACACGGAAGCGCGTCGCCGGAAGCAGCAGCTCAGTGGCGTGCGAGTGGTTCAACGGAACCTTGTTCACATAGTAGGGTTGCCGCTTGATCTGGCGGACGAACACCTTTTGCGGCGGAGAAAATATTTCGGGCAGTATGGGAAGGTTGTGAAAGTTTTCATCCGGCGATTTACGGACAATACGAGTAGTAATGTATATATTACTTACTCGAAAGAGGTGGAAGCGATTCGTTGTATTCAAAGAGTCGATGGCCGGACGTTCCTCTGGTCGGATGGTAGAGCTTTGAGGGCATGCTTTGGTAACGAGAAGGTATTGTCACGCATGCCTAGAAAGTGTGCCTTGCAACAATCCTCGTTGTATGTTTCTGCACGAGGAGGCCAAGTCTCGGATTCTCAAGACAGTAATAGTTTAGGGTTTAATTCTTCCCTAAAGATGTAA
- the LOC103423811 gene encoding chloroplast sensor kinase, chloroplastic, which translates to MLLLSATTHQHPSISTSTLLFPSISHKLPASLKPNATSTPRPHDLLTINAFSPSSLQNPNPSSPQTIRHVTHSASDGDPDSNSMVSSASAVASAIRRASTSPVDFMQRIEKDQKGGIVLPSPDFQRLCIQQLDLFRRTVDPGALLSVYVRPAGSYVMDRLELRRVICHPGVKASDIVILVGSFSVAAGFRAAEAVLSNHKVEVVAECKAVVFPMVKHPFVVGFLVAELPGMEMPPPPGSVQGEGRDLVCRPTPEEAYALPPSSNVKSWGTPRSLDDHAEPSLRVYKFSAEQISNAINISRSIALAYVMDQKAMLLQQSSWQNNVRMGSLVEQIRGPLSSLRTLSKMLSMHMKRSEISYDIVENIRVQGDHMKDTLQQLQDAVYLTKANIMRSGEHDSTYSYPDSARSRLMNNLPRDSSSIKMQVPSEQHSLNATAKDTEMPMPPLALAPLQQNGIRPCNVSDILVDLVEAVRPLAKNQERVVELNELGNSLQVAVEEPALRQALSNLIESALLRTHSGGKVEIVSTGAPAGGALVVIDDDGPDMHYMTQMHSLTPFGADLFSENMVEDNMTWNFVAGLTVAREILESYGCVVRVISPRITDAELGAGGTRVELWLPSLMEMSDIDDPAQEA; encoded by the exons ATGCTTCTTCTCTCTGCAACCACCCACCAGCACCCGTCAATTTCCACTTCTACCCTCCTCTTTCCCTCTATTTCCCACAAACTCCCCGCCTCCCTCAAACCCAACGCCACCTCCACTCCCCGACCCCATGACCTCCTCACCATCAACGCCTTCTCCCCCTCCTCCCTCCAAAACCCCAACCCTAGCTCCCCCCAGACCATCCGCCACGTCACTCACTCCGCCTCCGATGGCGACCCCGATTCCAATTCCATGGTCTCCTCCGCCTCCGCCGTCGCCTCCGCCATCCGCAGAGCCTCCACTTCGCCCGTCGACTTCATGCAGAGGATCGAGAAGGACCAGAAGGGCGGCATCGTGCTCCCCAGCCCCGACTTTCAAAGACTCTGCATTCAGCAGTTGGACCTCTTTCGCCGAACCGTCGACCCCGGTGCTCTCCTCTCG gTGTATGTACGACCAGCTGGTAGTTATGTGATGGACCGATTAGAGCTGCGTAGGGTAATTTGCCATCCGGGAGTGAAGGCATCAGACATTGTGATATTAGTCGGAAGTTTTAGTGTTGCTGCTGGTTTTCGCGCCGCAGAGGCCGTGCTCTCCAATCACAAA GTGGAAGTTGTAGCTGAGTGTAAAGCTGTGGTTTTTCCGATGGTGAAGCACCCCTTTGTGGTAGGCTTCTTGGTTGCTGAACTTCCCGGGATGGAAATGCCTCCGCCACCCGGGAGTGTTCAGGGTGAGGGTCGTGATTTGGTTTGCCGCCCGACTCCCGAGGAAGCCTATGCTTTGCCTCCAAGCTCCAATGTCAAATCTTGGGGTACTCCTCGCAGTCTGGATGATCATGCCGAACCATCATTAAGAGTTTACAAGTTTAGTGCTGAGCAGATATCAAATGCAATCAACATTTCTCGGTCTATAGCTTTGGCGTATGTTATGGATCAG AAGGCAATGCTACTCCAGCAGTCATCATGGCAGAATAATGTAAGGATGGGTAGTCTGGTTGAACAA ATACGTGGTCCTCTTTCTAGCCTTCGAACCTTAAGTAAAATGTTATCCATGCATATGAAGAGGAGTGAG ATTTCTTATGACATTGTTGAAAATATACGGGTGCAAGGCGATCATATGAAAGATACCCTTCAGCAACTCCAGGATGCTGTTTACTTGACCAAG GCTAATATCATGCGCTCTGGTGAACATGATTCAACATATTCCTATCCTGACTCAGCGAGGTCTCGGTTAATGAATAACCTTCCAAGGGATAGTTCCAGCATTAAGATGCAAGTTCCAAGCGAACAACATTCTCTAAATGCCACAGCCAAAGATACGGAGATGCCCATGCCACCCCTAGCCCTTGCTCCTTTACAGCAAAATGGGATTAG ACCATGCAATGTTTCTGATATACTCGTAGATTTGGTTGAAGCTGTACGACCTCTTGCTAAAAACCAGGAGCGTGTGGTAGAACTGAATGAACTTGGAAACTCTTTGCAAGTTGCTGTAGAAGAACCTGCTTTGCGACAGGCTCTGAGCAATTTAATCGAGAGTGCATTACTGCGTACGCACAGTGGGGGAAAGGTAGAAATTGTGTCTACTGGAGCACCAGCAGGTGGTGCTCTTGTGGTAATTGATGACGATGGGCCTGATATGCACTATATG ACACAAATGCATTCTCTCACTCCTTTTGGAGCCGATCTCTTCTCAGAAAATATGGTTGAAGACAACATGACCTGGAACTTTGTGGCCGGACTGACAGTTGCTCGTGAGATCCTCGAAAGTTATGGCTGTGTTGTCCGTGTCATATCACCCCGAATCACAGATGCTGAACTTGGAGCAGGTGGAACTCGAGTAGAACTGTGGCTGCCTTCTCTCATGGAAATGTCCGATATTGATGACCCTGCTCAGGAGGCGTAG
- the LOC103423810 gene encoding uncharacterized protein isoform X1: MGILSRSAGGKKPNENMRLIVTTFVGLAFGFLIGVSFPTLSLTKLNLSSSLLPTVDLSYTEDKKSDISSQSLPSSWPSETSKNSSSQDQSLNGKSRIWVPSNPRGAEMLPPGIVAAESDFYLRRLWGKPSEDLTIKPRYLVTFTVGLNQKKNIDAAVKKFSENFTILLFHYDGQTTEWDDLEWSKRAIHISARKQTKWWYAKRFLHPDIVAPYDYIFIWDEDLGVEHFNAEVYLRLVKKHGLEISQPGLEPNKGLTWQMTKRRGDREVHKQTEEKPGWCTDPLLPPCAAFIEIMAPVFSRSAWRCVWHMIQNDLVHGWGLDFALRKCVEPAHEKIGVVDSQWIVHQTVPSLGSQGESQNGKAPWQGVRERCRKEWTMFQMRVANAENAYFKAIGVDPSNSTAH, encoded by the exons ATGGGAATTCTTTCGCGCAG TGCAGGTGGTAAAAAACCAAATGAGAACATGAGGCTTATTGTGACAACTTTTGTAGGTTTAGCTTTTGGATTCTTGATAGGTGTATCCTTTCCAACATTGTCACTAACAAAG CTGAATCTCTCATCCAGCCTTCTTCCAACTGTTGATCTTTCGTACACTGAGGACAAGAAATCAGACATCTCCAGCCAATCACTTCCAAGTTCTTGGCCTTCTGAAACGAGTAAAAATAGCTCAAGTCAAGATCAGAGTTTGAATGGCAAATCGAGG ATTTGGGTAccatcaaatcctagaggtgcaGAAATGCTACCACCAGGAATTGTTGCAGCTGAGTCAGACTTCTACTTGCGCAGATTATGGGGCAAGCCTAGTGAG GACTTGACCATCAAACCAAGGTACCTTGTGACATTCACTGTGGGTTTGAATCAGAAAAAGAATATTGATGCAGCAGTGAAAAAG TTTTCAGAGAACTTTACAATTCTCCTTTTTCATTACGATGGCCAAACAACTGAGTGGGATGACTTAGAGTGGTCTAAGCGTGCTATACATATTAGTGCTCGTAAGCAGACTAAATG GTGGTATGCCAAGCGGTTTTTGCATCCTGACATTGTGGCGCCATACGACTACATATTTATCTGGGATGAAGACCTGGGAGTAGAGCATTTTAATGCAGAAGT ATACCTAAGACTAGTGAAGAAGCATGGTTTGGAGATTTCACAGCCTGGTTTGGAACCCAACAaaggtttaacatggcagatgACAAAGAGGAGGGGCGATCGTGAAGTTCACAA ACAAACAGAGGAAAAACCGGGCTGGTGCACTGACCCACTTCTGCCTCCATGTGCAGC CTTTATTGAAATCATGGCTCCAGTATTTTCTCGAAGTGCCTGGCGCTGTGTGTGGCATATGATTCAG AATGACTTGGTCCACGGCTGGGGTCTTGATTTTGCCCTGAGAAAATGTGTAGAG CCTGCGCATGAGAAGATCGGCGTTGTAGATTCTCAGTGGATCGTTCATCAAACGGTTCCTTCATTGGGGAGCCAG GGTGAATCGCAAAATGGAAAGGCGCCATGGCAAGGG GTAAGGGAAAGGTGTAGAAAGGAATGGACGATGTTTCAGATGCGGGTAGCAAATGCAGAAAATGCGTATTTTAAGGCTATCGGTGTAGATCCTTCAAATTCGACAGCCCATTAG